A region from the Methylocella sp. genome encodes:
- a CDS encoding condensation domain-containing protein has protein sequence MTMRCADDLQDHDQHISEQPVSRASTVAESVFPCSTAQQRFWFIDALDPASPSLNIALRWEITGQFSPATIEKAFQTIVERHEVLRTRIVEKDGDPMQEVAASYNFKLTVIDLTIFPEANRLDEAMALAQREARLPFHIDSLPLIRATMLRLATDRAFLLVTVHHVAFDGASIGILAREFGDIVSALDAKHNYDLPELPLQYGDFCLWQKEYFASGSFEKEIAYWKKRLTGAPYFRVRPDRERAGRPTHGGEILGTTVPKELGERLEEAACKRNMTLFSFCCAVVAAMLHRFTDETDIVFGTQIAGRDEPELENLIGVFINDLVLRFDASGDPTFAEFLPSVNETVLDALIHQRMPFQKLVEILNPPRDSSRTPLISVNFTVLGDVLEHKRYGDFNLSGQPSLSAGSLYDLNLFLVHWPSGWRMAIEFDPSLFERDTAERMLAFLMSVFEFAVSTPGAKLSALTPPVREARDAEARRTDLAAVEALLLRHADVKDAVAAPWANGGDGSRSYAYVAPAPDLRLPLEALPAKLKAYLEHSLPPGDAPAGVSVLLALPRTAGGDVDYAALPPPRPPPASYAPSGDGLSDAEAKVAAIWRELLNVDAIAPTSNFFELGGHSLLTIRLINRISSVFGVKADVMNLFQAPTLREFAASLSVSEAKIEAPPDRSRPDVSRPGGSRLDDSRIVKIQSNGDKTPIIAIHNTFIYYNLSRELGLDRPFLGVQLFDPSIPRLLPPRGLSELAADYVRIIREAQPHGPYILLGLCVPGAIAYEAAQQLRKTGELVPLVVMADAWRPDLLASLTVGQRFLTELSYKIHVIKHRIGLFFSGKQSIARTLAAFTIIRKSRVLDLAAWLRVIDPSEQGQDDRGTWLFMRYLEAAKRLYRASPSTGDVVILRSDEIVTGFSDPSMGWSDLVNGRVIRLHVPGWHEGMFQDEGATVIAECLRPLLEEIDAKRSASHKGFAVPA, from the coding sequence ATGACAATGCGCTGCGCCGATGATTTGCAGGATCACGATCAGCACATTTCGGAGCAGCCGGTTTCTCGCGCTTCGACTGTCGCGGAATCTGTCTTCCCTTGCTCGACGGCGCAGCAGCGATTCTGGTTCATTGACGCGCTCGATCCCGCCAGTCCGTCGCTCAACATCGCTTTGCGGTGGGAAATCACCGGGCAGTTCAGCCCTGCGACGATTGAGAAGGCGTTCCAGACTATCGTCGAAAGGCACGAGGTTTTACGCACGAGGATCGTCGAGAAAGATGGCGATCCCATGCAGGAAGTCGCGGCCAGCTATAATTTCAAGCTGACCGTTATCGACCTGACGATTTTCCCTGAGGCGAACCGGTTGGACGAGGCGATGGCGTTGGCCCAGCGCGAAGCGCGCTTGCCATTTCACATCGACAGCCTGCCGTTGATTCGCGCGACCATGCTTCGCTTGGCGACGGATCGTGCATTCTTGCTGGTCACAGTCCATCACGTTGCCTTCGACGGCGCGTCGATTGGCATTCTCGCGCGCGAATTCGGCGATATAGTTTCGGCGCTCGACGCCAAACATAACTACGACTTGCCCGAACTGCCGCTGCAATATGGCGATTTTTGCCTTTGGCAGAAAGAGTATTTCGCTAGCGGCAGCTTTGAGAAGGAAATCGCCTACTGGAAAAAAAGACTGACTGGAGCGCCGTATTTTCGGGTTCGTCCAGACCGTGAGCGGGCCGGCCGGCCGACGCATGGGGGCGAAATTCTCGGGACCACCGTACCGAAGGAGCTTGGCGAGAGGCTGGAGGAAGCCGCGTGCAAGCGAAATATGACCCTATTCAGTTTTTGTTGCGCGGTGGTGGCGGCGATGCTGCATCGCTTCACTGACGAGACGGACATAGTTTTTGGCACTCAAATCGCGGGACGCGACGAGCCCGAACTGGAAAATTTGATCGGCGTCTTCATCAATGATCTCGTTTTGAGATTCGACGCCTCGGGCGACCCAACCTTTGCGGAATTTCTGCCAAGCGTGAATGAAACCGTCCTCGATGCGCTAATCCACCAGCGGATGCCGTTCCAGAAACTGGTTGAGATTCTCAATCCGCCGCGCGACTCTTCGCGCACGCCTCTCATCTCAGTCAATTTCACTGTCCTCGGCGACGTTCTGGAGCACAAAAGATACGGCGATTTCAACCTTAGCGGACAGCCGTCGCTTTCGGCCGGCTCTCTCTACGACCTCAATTTGTTTCTGGTGCATTGGCCCTCCGGCTGGCGCATGGCTATTGAGTTCGACCCGAGTCTTTTCGAAAGGGATACGGCCGAGCGAATGCTCGCTTTCCTGATGTCCGTGTTCGAGTTCGCCGTTTCGACGCCCGGCGCAAAATTGTCCGCGCTGACGCCGCCGGTTCGTGAAGCGCGCGATGCTGAAGCGCGCCGCACGGATCTCGCCGCTGTCGAAGCCTTGCTGTTGCGTCATGCAGATGTGAAAGACGCCGTTGCAGCGCCATGGGCGAACGGGGGCGACGGAAGCCGATCCTACGCTTATGTCGCGCCGGCGCCCGATTTGCGCCTTCCGCTGGAGGCTCTGCCTGCAAAGCTGAAAGCCTATCTCGAGCATTCCTTGCCGCCTGGCGACGCCCCGGCAGGGGTTAGCGTCCTGCTCGCTTTGCCTCGCACAGCGGGCGGCGATGTGGATTACGCGGCTTTGCCGCCACCGCGACCTCCTCCAGCTTCGTATGCGCCTTCCGGCGACGGATTGAGCGATGCCGAAGCGAAAGTGGCGGCGATCTGGCGCGAACTGCTCAACGTGGACGCCATCGCGCCGACGTCGAATTTCTTCGAGCTTGGCGGCCATTCGCTTTTGACCATCCGGCTCATAAACCGCATCTCCAGCGTTTTTGGCGTCAAAGCCGATGTGATGAATCTTTTTCAGGCCCCGACCTTGCGGGAATTCGCTGCGAGCCTATCCGTCAGCGAAGCCAAAATCGAAGCGCCGCCGGATCGCTCCCGCCCTGATGTCTCTCGCCCCGGTGGCTCCCGCCTCGATGACTCCCGAATCGTCAAAATTCAGTCAAATGGCGACAAGACGCCGATCATCGCCATCCACAATACGTTCATCTATTACAATCTTTCGAGGGAACTCGGCCTGGACCGCCCGTTTCTCGGAGTTCAGCTGTTTGATCCCAGCATTCCACGTCTATTGCCTCCTCGCGGCCTAAGCGAGCTAGCGGCCGATTACGTTCGCATCATTCGCGAGGCTCAGCCTCATGGGCCTTATATTCTGTTGGGCTTGTGCGTGCCTGGAGCCATTGCCTACGAAGCGGCGCAGCAACTGCGAAAAACCGGAGAATTGGTCCCTCTAGTCGTGATGGCGGATGCTTGGCGCCCCGATTTATTGGCGAGTTTGACGGTTGGCCAACGTTTTCTCACCGAGCTGAGCTATAAGATCCATGTGATCAAGCATCGAATAGGTTTGTTCTTCAGCGGCAAACAATCGATCGCGCGAACGTTGGCTGCTTTTACCATCATCCGCAAAAGCAGAGTTCTGGATTTGGCTGCTTGGCTGCGCGTCATCGACCCGTCCGAGCAGGGACAAGATGATCGAGGAACCTGGCTGTTCATGCGCTATCTTGAGGCGGCGAAACGTCTCTACCGGGCGTCGCCGTCGACGGGCGATGTCGTTATTTTACGAAGCGACGAAATCGTGACTGGTTTTTCCGATCCGAGCATGGGGTGGTCCGATTTGGTCAACGGCCGCGTCATACGATTGCATGTTCCCGGCTGGCATGAAGGCATGTTCCAGGATGAGGGCGCGACTGTGATCGCCGAATGTCTACGGCCGTTGCTCGAAGAGATCGACGCCAAGCGATCGGCGAGCCATAAAGGCTTCGCCGTTCCGGCATAG